In Brachypodium distachyon strain Bd21 chromosome 2, Brachypodium_distachyon_v3.0, whole genome shotgun sequence, one genomic interval encodes:
- the LOC100845898 gene encoding uncharacterized protein LOC100845898, producing the protein MSGFAGRPWMGDATPSSGENARDDGVKELGSSSTNASAISFGFAATAILISMFLLMAIFEHLIKPGWASAAAHDGDGDGQSSHSQPAGRHPGGPRDHGSPDKLAPPPKMEEEAVVALDLTVVMPGQRYPTFLAQPAPLLLACCPREGMRWPPHHHGHQHSLLPP; encoded by the exons ATGAGTGGCTTTGCGGGGAGGCCGTGGATGGGGGACGCGACGCCGTCGTCGGGCGAAAACGCGAGGGACGACGGCGTGAAGGAGCTCGGGTCGTCGTCCACGAACGCCAGCGCCATCTCCTTCGGCTTcgcggccaccgccatccTCATCTCCATGTTCCTCCTCATGGCCATCTTCGAGCACCTCATCAAGCCCGGCTgggcctccgccgcggcccacGACGGAGACGGAGATGGCCAGTCGTCGCACTCGCAGCCCGCGGGCCGGCACCCCGGTGGCCCGCGCGACCACGGCTCACCGGACAAGCTCGCGCCTCCGCCAAAG atggaggaggaggccgtggtGGCCTTGGACCTGACGGTGGTGATGCCGGGGCAGCGGTATCCGACGTTCCTGGCGCAGCCGGCTCCGCTGCTCCTCGCTTGTTGCCCGAGAGAAGGGATGCGTTGGCCTCCGCACCATCATGGCCATCAGCATTCATTGCTGCCGCCGTGA